In the Solanum pennellii chromosome 5, SPENNV200 genome, one interval contains:
- the LOC107018677 gene encoding uncharacterized protein LOC107018677 isoform X1, producing the protein MALLGDDGRGYELALKLESHGVWRSWLGDSLYNSFIHLLSSPSTWDSFMRTDDAKTRVQIHLQLRVRALLFDKASVSLFLRSDKPPSSIHTASVIPKFNPNYLQLHGDDVYFTLDNCSQDGAQQREGVSGTSTVLSKIQSKSSFGVGSRYSESEADTMSQRLKLDDLPETWYNQFFEKYKASKSYRLQFGDSETEKRTPEQMSLYRKVVENHKRRRVAFKVDQNIGFGMLDDGSNLQNSSLDNDNPFFPEMSAMNCVPDSAVLRTSQLKENQKVEFNGVLDTLPQIMTKSPIMIERLGIRPEYLSMDQGSNQNLGKNGAERSKKCLGEMQALKLSQKVMARLLGNVGFEGSSEVPLDVLTKFMSCHIRKLGSTLKLLSDSYRKQCSAMELLKMFLHTDGHSNLAMLSALVKDNTRTVVQQTQQQVHGFQQQLQPQHAAAIRQSQQILRMHPQMQQLINSQNLTPQQQQQLISSQNLTPQQQQQLISSQNLTPQQQQMINSQSLTPQQQQQLINSQSLTPQQQQQQLINSQNLTPQQQQQLINSQNLTQQQQQLINSQNLTPQQQQHLERLRRRQQLTPRPGMSMNMNIDKDRPLVEVKLEHPTDFPMDNNAFNAMTARQPQMQQFRQQQIAAMSSPYAQNTNQFRPMSSLQIPQVQSPNMGMARAPPVKVEGFQELMGGDATMKHDSEENKLMSPQK; encoded by the exons ATGGCGTTGCTCGGCGACGACGGCCGAGGTTACGAGCTAGCTCTGAAACTGGAGAGTCACGGCGTATGGCGTTCATGGCTCGGCGATTCACTGTATAACAGTTTCATTCACcttctttcttctccttctaCTTGGGATTCTTTCATGAGAACAGACGAtgcaaaaactagggttcagaTTCACCTACAGCTTCGTGTTCGTGCTCTCCTGTTTGATAAAGCATCTGTTTCTCTCTTCCTCCGATCCGATAAACCGCCGTCGTCAATTCACACTGCTTCCGTAATTCCGAAGTTCAATCCAAATT ATTTGCAACTACATGGTGATGATGTGTATTTTACACTTGACAATTGTTCGCAAGATGGGGCTCAACAGCGTGAAGGTGTTTCTGGTACAAGCACTGTGTTATCTAAG ATCCAATCTAAGTCAAGTTTTGGTGTTGGATCGAGATATAGCGAGTCAGAAGCTGATACAATGTCTCAGAGGTTGAAGCTTGATGATTTACCTGAAACATGGTATAACCAGTTCTTTGAAAAATACAAAGCAAGTAAATCATATAGGTTACAGTTTGGTGACAGTGAAACAGAAAAGCGAACACCAGAACAAATGTCTTTATATCGTAAAGTTGTTGAGAATCATAAGAGACGGCGTGTAGCTTTTAAAGTAGATCAGAACATTGGTTTTGGCATGTTGGATGATGGATCAAACCTGCAAAACTCAAGTTTAGATAACGACAACCCATTTTTTCCTGAAATGTCTGCCATGAATTGTGTTCCTGATAGTGCAGTCCTGCGGACAAGTCAACTAAAAGAGAACCAGAAAGTGGAGTTTAATGGGGTTCTAGATACTTTACCCCAAATAATGACCAAGAGTCCTATTATGATTGAGAGGCTTGGTATTAGACCAGAGTACCTTAGCATGGATCAAGGCAGCAATCAAAATCTTGGAAAGAATGGTGCTGAGAGGAGTAAGAAATGTCTGGGTGAAATGCAAGCACTTAAGTTATCACAAAAGGTGATGGCACGATTGCTGGGAAATGTGGGTTTTGAAGGCTCATCTGAAGTTCCACTAGATGTCTTGACTAAATTCATGAGTTGCCATATTCGTAAATTAGGTTCTACCTTAAAACTCCTTTCTGATAGCTACAGAAAGCAGTGTTCAGCTATGGAACTTCTCAAGATGTTTCTCCATACAGATGGACATAG TAATCTTGCTATGTTATCTGCACTTGTGAAGGATAATACTAGGACTGTTGTGCAACAAACTCAGCAACAAGTACATGGATTCCAACAACAGTTGCAACCTCAGCATGCAGCTGCCATTCGACAGTCACAGCAG ATATTAAGAATGCATCCTCAGATGCAGCAGCTCATCAATTCTCAAAATCTGACTcctcagcaacagcagcagctGATCAGTTCTCAAAATCTGACTcctcagcaacagcagcagctGATCAGTTCTCAAAATCTGACTCCTCAACAGCAGCAGATGATCAACTCCCAAAGTCTGACTcctcagcaacagcagcagctGATCAATTCCCAAAGTCTGACTcctcagcaacagcagcagcagtTGATCAATTCCCAAAATCTGACTcctcagcaacagcagcagtTGATCAATTCCCAAAATCTTACTCAGCAACAGCAGCAATTGATCAATTCCCAAAATCTTACTCCTCAGCAACAGCAGCATCTGGAGAGATTGCGAAGGCGCCAGCAGTTAACACCTCGTCCTGGTATGAGTATGAACATGAACATCGACAAGGACAGGCCCTTAGTCGAAGTAAAGCTTGAACATCCAACTGATTTCCCAATGGACAACAATGCCTTTAATGCAATGACTGCGAGACAGCCGCAGATGCAGCAGTTCCGTCAGCAGCAAATTGCAGCTATGTCATCTCCCTATGCTCAAAACACTAATCAGTTTAGGCCTATGTCTTCTCTTCAAATTCCTCAAGTGCAGTCACC GAATATGGGAATGGCCAGGGCTCCCCCTGTAAAAGTCGAAGGATTCCAGGAATTAATGGGTGGAGATGCTACAATGAAGCATGATTCTGAAGAAAATAAGCTAATGTCTCCTCAAAAATAG
- the LOC107018677 gene encoding uncharacterized protein LOC107018677 isoform X2, which translates to MALLGDDGRGYELALKLESHGVWRSWLGDSLYNSFIHLLSSPSTWDSFMRTDDAKTRVQIHLQLRVRALLFDKASVSLFLRSDKPPSSIHTASVIPKFNPNYLQLHGDDVYFTLDNCSQDGAQQREGVSGTSTVLSKIQSKSSFGVGSRYSESEADTMSQRLKLDDLPETWYNQFFEKYKASKSYRLQFGDSETEKRTPEQMSLYRKVVENHKRRRVAFKVDQNIGFGMLDDGSNLQNSSLDNDNPFFPEMSAMNCVPDSAVLRTSQLKENQKVEFNGVLDTLPQIMTKSPIMIERLGIRPEYLSMDQGSNQNLGKNGAERSKKCLGEMQALKLSQKVMARLLGNVGFEGSSEVPLDVLTKFMSCHIRKLGSTLKLLSDSYRKQCSAMELLKMFLHTDGHSNLAMLSALVKDNTRTVVQQTQQQVHGFQQQLQPQHAAAIRQSQQILRMHPQMQQLINSQNLTPQQQQQLISSQNLTPQQQQMINSQSLTPQQQQQLINSQSLTPQQQQQQLINSQNLTPQQQQQLINSQNLTQQQQQLINSQNLTPQQQQHLERLRRRQQLTPRPGMSMNMNIDKDRPLVEVKLEHPTDFPMDNNAFNAMTARQPQMQQFRQQQIAAMSSPYAQNTNQFRPMSSLQIPQVQSPNMGMARAPPVKVEGFQELMGGDATMKHDSEENKLMSPQK; encoded by the exons ATGGCGTTGCTCGGCGACGACGGCCGAGGTTACGAGCTAGCTCTGAAACTGGAGAGTCACGGCGTATGGCGTTCATGGCTCGGCGATTCACTGTATAACAGTTTCATTCACcttctttcttctccttctaCTTGGGATTCTTTCATGAGAACAGACGAtgcaaaaactagggttcagaTTCACCTACAGCTTCGTGTTCGTGCTCTCCTGTTTGATAAAGCATCTGTTTCTCTCTTCCTCCGATCCGATAAACCGCCGTCGTCAATTCACACTGCTTCCGTAATTCCGAAGTTCAATCCAAATT ATTTGCAACTACATGGTGATGATGTGTATTTTACACTTGACAATTGTTCGCAAGATGGGGCTCAACAGCGTGAAGGTGTTTCTGGTACAAGCACTGTGTTATCTAAG ATCCAATCTAAGTCAAGTTTTGGTGTTGGATCGAGATATAGCGAGTCAGAAGCTGATACAATGTCTCAGAGGTTGAAGCTTGATGATTTACCTGAAACATGGTATAACCAGTTCTTTGAAAAATACAAAGCAAGTAAATCATATAGGTTACAGTTTGGTGACAGTGAAACAGAAAAGCGAACACCAGAACAAATGTCTTTATATCGTAAAGTTGTTGAGAATCATAAGAGACGGCGTGTAGCTTTTAAAGTAGATCAGAACATTGGTTTTGGCATGTTGGATGATGGATCAAACCTGCAAAACTCAAGTTTAGATAACGACAACCCATTTTTTCCTGAAATGTCTGCCATGAATTGTGTTCCTGATAGTGCAGTCCTGCGGACAAGTCAACTAAAAGAGAACCAGAAAGTGGAGTTTAATGGGGTTCTAGATACTTTACCCCAAATAATGACCAAGAGTCCTATTATGATTGAGAGGCTTGGTATTAGACCAGAGTACCTTAGCATGGATCAAGGCAGCAATCAAAATCTTGGAAAGAATGGTGCTGAGAGGAGTAAGAAATGTCTGGGTGAAATGCAAGCACTTAAGTTATCACAAAAGGTGATGGCACGATTGCTGGGAAATGTGGGTTTTGAAGGCTCATCTGAAGTTCCACTAGATGTCTTGACTAAATTCATGAGTTGCCATATTCGTAAATTAGGTTCTACCTTAAAACTCCTTTCTGATAGCTACAGAAAGCAGTGTTCAGCTATGGAACTTCTCAAGATGTTTCTCCATACAGATGGACATAG TAATCTTGCTATGTTATCTGCACTTGTGAAGGATAATACTAGGACTGTTGTGCAACAAACTCAGCAACAAGTACATGGATTCCAACAACAGTTGCAACCTCAGCATGCAGCTGCCATTCGACAGTCACAGCAG ATATTAAGAATGCATCCTCAGATGCAGCAGCTCATCAATTCTCAAA ATCTGACTcctcagcaacagcagcagctGATCAGTTCTCAAAATCTGACTCCTCAACAGCAGCAGATGATCAACTCCCAAAGTCTGACTcctcagcaacagcagcagctGATCAATTCCCAAAGTCTGACTcctcagcaacagcagcagcagtTGATCAATTCCCAAAATCTGACTcctcagcaacagcagcagtTGATCAATTCCCAAAATCTTACTCAGCAACAGCAGCAATTGATCAATTCCCAAAATCTTACTCCTCAGCAACAGCAGCATCTGGAGAGATTGCGAAGGCGCCAGCAGTTAACACCTCGTCCTGGTATGAGTATGAACATGAACATCGACAAGGACAGGCCCTTAGTCGAAGTAAAGCTTGAACATCCAACTGATTTCCCAATGGACAACAATGCCTTTAATGCAATGACTGCGAGACAGCCGCAGATGCAGCAGTTCCGTCAGCAGCAAATTGCAGCTATGTCATCTCCCTATGCTCAAAACACTAATCAGTTTAGGCCTATGTCTTCTCTTCAAATTCCTCAAGTGCAGTCACC GAATATGGGAATGGCCAGGGCTCCCCCTGTAAAAGTCGAAGGATTCCAGGAATTAATGGGTGGAGATGCTACAATGAAGCATGATTCTGAAGAAAATAAGCTAATGTCTCCTCAAAAATAG